gctctcacatcccagcagatattgtgtgttgcgctgcgtttctttgcaaacggaagcTTCTTGTACagtgtcggagccagccactggccttcctatagtctggcttatggccagctcctctgcctccgttagaggtggcggtgctggaccaccacccgttttacggacatctgccttctttctgttggctgagtagaagtctgtgttaatttaaataggattaattatttaacagaacatgatgtagatgagaagacatttatgtgtgtgaaaccagcattatgttggggataaaacagctgcacagtcaaacagccacttaatatttactttacaatgtaaaacatgatcaaagtgaggttcccccatgagattatgccgaggtctcacctgtttgaacaatgtttttatatttcatcctaaactgctgccaagtgcgcttctccctcgcgggattggacctaaatgaaataaattaataggcgaccaatcaagcagttttcctctgtaatattattgtgattgcaaaggactacatttaaacttacgcattgacccgagcagcgatgttctcccacgccgtctccctctcttttgcagctgcagcggtgttgcacttctttttgaaaacatgttcaaactcgccgtatgagcgaattaagatgtctagttctagtggggcgaaaaacgcagccctcctcttccccgttgccatggtgactcgttgaatcggggctcaattgatgctggctttttatagttgtggtgcacgcgcttaactccaggtgaaactactccgagttgaataaactgactcaaatcagctgttctggaaccggaaactcagagtttcctttctcagagttcaggattagactcagagtttgttgaacctgctttgtgaaacggacccctggcGTCAACATGTGCCTGGAGTaaccacttgtgatcagatctcacttccctgctctaaatgcaaataaacacatacatcatttccatttgcaaagaccaaatgagttgtttttaactgttggGAGGACCGCGGGTCtgctccgtccaaagctgtgttcaacttgtttgataacagcattaacaaatatacaatgcatcaTATTCCCTCTCACAAAAATCAAATACCTGTCCTGTTGAGCTGCTATAGCGCCACATCAGAAAACATATGTTGTAAGCATtggtgttagcattagctaaaTAAACCTGAATAGTGCAATTTAGTTCATCAGACATGTGGCCGTCTCTGCATCATGGTGATGTTGTTACTCTGGGATGATGTTGTCGTTCTGGGTTGATGTTACTCGTTATAATGCTGTTTCTGAATCAACAGAAGGCATCTTTAAGCCTAAAGAGTATTATcttatttccattattttttgGTCACTACCATCATGGCATTTATACTATGGTGTTACCATAGAGTTATTTAAGTGCAAAAGTCGTACTTTAGCTATACAGGACTTTTTCCATAGTGGTAAATTAATTATACAAGTGCTGGTaccacagacaaacaaaaaaatataaccATACTGTCAGGATACTCTTAAGGTAAGAAATTCAGAGACAAAAAATATCTGGCATCAGGAAGGAGTCTAGTTTGTAGAAAGGTCAAACCAGTTTATTGAAAAAGGCAGCATTTCTCACGGCCCCACCTTTTCCACATTTGGCCTCATTGATCAGTTCCTCTCTGAGCAGGATGTGTAATTCCCTACTGTACTGCAATACTTCTGCAAATCCAATCCTGACAAAACTGAAACTACCTGATCTGGAGATATGTGTCCAGTCAGCACAGATAAGGCTGATATGCACCGTCATTCACATGTGGGGTTGGTTCGGTTTAAAGTTCAAACCATCCCTTCCCAGCCATAAAAGTCAGCCAGTCATCAGTAAGAAGGAACTTTACATAGATAATATCTCATTCTTCATCATGAAGCTCCTGGTCTCAGCGTTCCTGCTACTGGCTCTCAGTTATCCAGCCACAGCTGAAGTTGTCGAGTCGTTTACAGGAAGATGCAATAACTTCTTCTTCAAGGGTCAACCACCCATCGGGCCAACAGGTGATCAGTACAAGAAGATCTGCCAAAAGAAAACAGGCGGTTATGAATATGCGACGCTCTATGACACCAGCCGAAGGATCCCTGTCTACTCTGCATATAAGTTTCAGGGACAAGGCAATATGAGGAAGACGACATGGGACATTGAACCTCAGGTTAGTTGCTGATTTTCACCCTTCTGTGTCTCTAAATCTTGTACACAGTCAGAAGGTATTAAGATAGCAgattaaatgtatgtatataacaTTAGATATATTCAGTGTTACCATGTTAAAACAAtgacaagcaaaaaaaaagagaccatTTTAGCTCAATTGTTTAATACCTGCACTGTATATAGGAACAGAAAACAGGGTTCCCGTGAATCCTTAAAAAGTCTTGTCTTGTATTGTCTTGTCTTGTATTAGATTTTTAGAATTTAAGGttataaaatgtcttaaaaagtcttattttttaactgttgtAGGTCTTAAATTTTGAGGTGATGCCTCGTTGCAtgagaaatatctcaacaggatttaattcatttaaatatcccgctctttttttttttttctgttaaatgtaattataattaaaattataattttaaattcaaatgttttttttaacacaaagttTTATGTGACGTTAAGCAGTTCATTGCATTTGCCATTAATTTGATTAGTTTGTGATCTTACATGATCTGGAGATCCAGAAAAATATCCATATTAATGTTGTCAAGTTGATTTCAAACATGAAGCTCAGCTctaatgtgcatttgttttgctgTGGAGAGGATGTTATATTTTCTCTATCCAGGTctttaaaagcattaaatttgATTGCAACAACCCTGAGAGAatgtatacagtaaatattttattttgtatttgcaaCATTAGAGACAGAATCAATACAATCTTCAGATGGCAGATGATTCAAACAGTAGCACATAAATTAATTGAgatactgtttgttttgtcctctACAGCTGGATGACCAGAACGGTGGAGACTTCATGGCTTCTGAGGGCACTGTCAGGAACGGCCTTGGCCGAAGGCAAGCTGTGAATGAAGATTACACCGGCACCGCAAGAGTCTACGATAAGGGACACCTGCTTCCAGTCAAACATCGAAATTCCCAGTCATGTGCGGTCGCCACCTTCACCCTCACAAATGCTGCTCCGCAGCATAAAACCTTTAACCGCGGAACTTGGAGGGTAAAAGAAGCAGAAGTGGCAGACACGTTGACAACCGACTGCTTGAACCGTGGTTTTCATGCCCATATTGTTACTGGTGTGGTGCCTGGAAATACAAACATCAATAGAAGGGTTAATGTTCCCAGATATTTCTGGAGCGCCTACTGTTGCAGAGACAACAATAACAGACCTAAACTCTCTGGCGCCTTCTATGGGAAAAATGATCAGACCAACAGAGTAACATCGATCTCAATAGCCAGCCTGGATGCCAGGCTTACCAGAGCCTATGGCACTGGCTTCCAGGTGTTCTCAGATAAATGTAGTTCCTGAACGTGACATCAGGCCTCCTGAGTTTCAAAAGGCCAGTCAAGATCTTCTTAGTTGCCCCCCCCCTTCCTTTGCAGGCAACCTGTATCAGGAAAAAGTATCCATCTCTGCTGCAGCCTACAAAGGCAAAAAGCACTAATTTCCATGACTGAATTTTGCTTTTGTACAGCAGGATAGCCATCATCTACTACCACTATCTGCTGCCCCAAGGCTAACTGCTGTAACTACAGTTTTGATCCAAATTGCTTGCTAATTATGCTAATGTTAGGTAGCAGTaatgttaaaggaccagtgtgcaaGATTTAGCGATATCTatcagaacagacttggcagaaatggaacataataatcataattatgttttaattagtgtataatcacctgaaaataagaatcattgtgttttcattaccttagaatgagccttttatatctacatatggaacaggtcctcttccacagaacccgccatgtttctactgtagcccagaacagacaaaccaaacagctctagagaggacctctCAGGAGTTTCATAGCCTCCGTAGGTTCTTCTACATGCTTAGAAATGGAGGATGGTGGGTTGGAGGGTATTCTGTTggctgcaatctgcaacctcaccaccagatgccactaaatccttgacactggtcctttaacagaGATTGTCTGAAGGAGTTGTCTGCCAACAAAGATGCTGCATCAGAGAACAAATGTATTCACAAAGTGGACCATTCAAAGTTATTGAAGACTCCTGTGACAGAGACGTCCTTATGATTACTTTCCACAACCGTTTTTTCATGCATTTCTTTTGGACCACAGCCCCTACAGATACAGTTTGCTCACTGACCTAcagtacatatgtatatatatgtattttttaatttgtgcgAAACTGTGCATTAAATACTGTAACAGCCATCCAGTATGCATGAGACAACAGAGTACTAAACTCTGAAGTATCAGGTTATAGCTTGTGTTAATCAATTGATAATATGAATAAAAGCATTTATTCCTTTTATCCATATATTTATCTTCACACATAATCTCTCCTGTTGATTGTCTGATCATTATAACCCTGCTTCTGCAtagaaaaagacattaaaatgacCTGTTCATCATGAATAAACATGGTTTCTGAGTCagatttgtctcatttttttatatttccaaaatgttttgatgtttcttATGTAACAAAGCTGAAACCACATAGTAGTAGCCCCTTTGGTATAAACTCACTCTGAGGTTGACATAATCCACTTCTAGTCAGATGACAGATGCAGAGACCACAGGTTATATACTTTAACTTACCATCTTTAGATAATAAAGGTAGAAAACATTGTTCCTCTGAAAACCTGAAATGGAGTCACATGACTGTTTGATAGTCAGGTGACCAGGACTTATGAATGTTGTGTTCATTCATAGTTAAAGACAACAGAGTTTGAGAATTTCATTTGATATATCACATTCACACTCCTACATGATTTAGATTGACTTTACACCTGCAAATACATGAGCTgtccaaaacatttcaaaacagaGTCATCAGTGAAAGGCTTCATATTAAAGCCTTGAGATGAAGAAGCATATCagtacatttaatatttttagatgAACAATGTTTTTCAAACCAAATTAACTAAAGTTTATGAGTTGGAGTTCAGTGTGCTTTCATAGTAAAAGGCAGCATGGATTGAGTCCTTTCAGGTGATgtatcacattcacacactaaGTGCTTTGGGTTAATTACACGAAAGCAAAACTCAGCCCTTCCTTTTCTCCATCCCTTCCTCAGATCTTGGTACTCagtacatttttacagttttagtgAGTTCTCAGTGCAGATAGCTAAGTGATCCTCCAAAGATCGGCGTCTGTAGCAACCTGTAGAAACCATCCACAACATCCTGAGCACTGATAGGGAGTAATAGGCAGGGTCCTAGAGTTATGGTGTTGGGGTCAGGGTGCCTATAATTCAGTCCTTTCTATGGCCAGGGGACAGAGTGGAGAATAGAGTAGTGTAGCCTGGACAAGAGACTTGGCTAGATGCTGTAAGATACACACTGACATCTGTGAACATTTGTGCATTCGAACATGCATATGCAAAAGTGTACATATTTCAAACCAAttgccagaagaaaacgttggcattgaacgtttctgcaagccacagaaatgttgaatatatacgtttcaacacgtgtatCATAACTCTGCATCATTCACTAGCCACagccttgtgtaccagtttccctcgtgtctataaaatgttgtagtgtttagtacttgtagctgtagtattagtaataaatgtgtatgtcaCTAAAGTGGAcgtatttgtgttttcttgtgcttgcatctcagtcacttaaccttaaaagaaCTATAACCTCACAAATCATAATTAGatgaataataatcataattcaAATCgacctctcttgtgtggccaacaAGGAGGATAATTTCCCGATTATTATACACAATTAGTCTTTTATTATATACACAcagttgattttatttaatttgtctaatttctttgtttaattgtgACACTGATCAAGTAGTTTCCTCTCCCTTTATTAACAGGACATTTTGATGGACTTCTATTGTGGGACAGAGGATACGTATGTACATAGTACTTGATATGAGTACATGGTactcatatcttgaagagctcatagtaccttattatccc
This sequence is a window from Thunnus thynnus chromosome 10, fThuThy2.1, whole genome shotgun sequence. Protein-coding genes within it:
- the LOC137190730 gene encoding endonuclease domain-containing 1 protein-like isoform X1, with amino-acid sequence MCNSLLYCNTSANPILTKLKLPDLEICVQSAQIRLICTVIHMWGWFGLKFKPSLPSHKSQPVISKKELYIDNISFFIMKLLVSAFLLLALSYPATAEVVESFTGRCNNFFFKGQPPIGPTGDQYKKICQKKTGGYEYATLYDTSRRIPVYSAYKFQGQGNMRKTTWDIEPQLDDQNGGDFMASEGTVRNGLGRRQAVNEDYTGTARVYDKGHLLPVKHRNSQSCAVATFTLTNAAPQHKTFNRGTWRVKEAEVADTLTTDCLNRGFHAHIVTGVVPGNTNINRRVNVPRYFWSAYCCRDNNNRPKLSGAFYGKNDQTNRVTSISIASLDARLTRAYGTGFQVFSDKCSS
- the LOC137190730 gene encoding endonuclease domain-containing 1 protein-like isoform X3, with translation MWGWFKPSPPNYKSQPSISKKELYIDNISFFIMKLLVSVFLLLALSYPATAEVVTSFATCNNFFFNGQPPIGPTAATYKKICQRTQASGGYEYATLYDTSRRIPVYSAYKFQGQGNMRKTTWDIEPQLDDQNGGDFMASEGTVRNGLGRRQAVNEDYTGTARVYDKGHLLPVKHRNSQSCAVATFTLTNAAPQHKTFNRGTWRVKEAEVADTLTTDCLNRGFHAHIVTGVVPGNTNINRRVNVPRYFWSAYCCRDNNNRPKLSGAFYGKNDQTNRVTSISIASLDARLTRAYGTGFQVFSDKCSS
- the LOC137190730 gene encoding endonuclease domain-containing 1 protein-like isoform X2; protein product: MWGWFKPSPPNYKSQPSISKKELYIDNISFFIMKLLVSVFLLLALSYPATAEVVTSFATCNNFFFNGQPPIGPTAATYKKICQRTQASGYKYATLYDTRNKIPVYSAYEFVGYASCGRKDTWFIEPKLDDQNGGDFMASEGTVRNGLGRRQAVNEDYTGTARVYDKGHLLPVKHRNSQSCAVATFTLTNAAPQHKTFNRGTWRVKEAEVADTLTTDCLNRGFHAHIVTGVVPGNTNINRRVNVPRYFWSAYCCRDNNNRPKLSGAFYGKNDQTNRVTSISIASLDARLTRAYGTGFQVFSDKCSS